A genomic stretch from Fusobacterium varium includes:
- a CDS encoding PTS sugar transporter subunit IIC: MEILKGVVLLLVVLAGFSLFSLKMPKGMKAMGALAGAATASFLVEAFQLYVGGDLLGVEFLKGVGQAAGSMGGVAAGALVPIALGVNPTYAILIGVSVAGFGILPGFLAGYILSFVVPKIEKVVPQGLDLIFIICFIAPLARLIAAISNPVVNSTLLNIGGILESASHTSPILMGIILGGIITVVATAPLSSMALTAMLGLTGVPMAIGALSVMGSSFMNGVFFHRMGFGDRKTTIAVAIEPLTQADIISANPIPVYVTNFIGGALAGVIVALFGLINNATGTATPIAGLMVMYGFNDALTVTKVALMCAGAGIFAGFLGSIIFKNYKIKTVDEIRGK; this comes from the coding sequence ATGGAAATTTTAAAAGGAGTTGTTTTATTACTTGTAGTATTAGCAGGTTTTTCACTATTTAGTTTAAAGATGCCTAAGGGTATGAAGGCTATGGGAGCATTAGCAGGAGCAGCAACAGCAAGCTTTCTAGTTGAGGCATTTCAACTTTATGTAGGAGGAGATCTTTTAGGAGTTGAGTTTTTAAAAGGAGTTGGACAAGCAGCAGGTTCAATGGGTGGAGTTGCAGCAGGAGCATTAGTTCCAATTGCTTTGGGAGTTAATCCAACTTATGCAATATTAATAGGAGTATCAGTTGCAGGATTTGGAATTCTTCCAGGATTCTTAGCAGGATATATACTATCATTTGTAGTACCTAAAATTGAAAAAGTTGTTCCTCAAGGGCTAGATCTAATATTTATTATCTGTTTTATAGCACCTTTAGCAAGACTTATAGCAGCAATTTCTAATCCAGTAGTAAATTCGACACTTTTAAATATAGGTGGAATATTAGAAAGTGCTTCTCATACAAGTCCAATTTTAATGGGAATTATCTTAGGAGGAATTATAACAGTAGTAGCTACTGCACCTCTTTCATCAATGGCACTTACAGCAATGCTTGGACTTACAGGAGTACCAATGGCAATAGGGGCTCTTTCAGTAATGGGATCATCTTTTATGAATGGAGTATTCTTCCACAGAATGGGATTTGGAGATAGAAAAACTACAATAGCAGTGGCAATAGAGCCATTAACTCAAGCAGATATAATTTCAGCTAACCCAATTCCAGTATATGTAACAAACTTTATAGGTGGAGCATTAGCAGGAGTAATAGTTGCACTATTTGGTTTAATAAATAATGCTACTGGAACAGCTACACCAATAGCAGGGCTTATGGTAATGTACGGATTTAATGATGCTTTAACAGTTACAAAAGTGGCATTAATGTGTGCAGGAGCAGGAATATTTGCAGGTTTCTTAGGTTCAATAATATTTAAGAACTATAAGATTAAAACAGTTGATGAGATAAGAGGAAAATAG
- a CDS encoding cupin domain-containing protein has translation MKLGEKIKAIRKKLGYTLQELSEKTELSIGFLSNIERDLNSPSISNLQQICQALNVNLMEILDNTLNLSPVTKKEEREEIFVNMESHVKVESLLNGKSNFNGIAITIEGGDTFSDMSWGHSYSEIGVVITGELEIEVDKEIFLLKEGDSIVIKEGAPHRYKNPKDTPSVVYWFSSKK, from the coding sequence ATGAAATTAGGGGAAAAGATCAAGGCTATAAGAAAAAAATTAGGATACACTCTTCAAGAACTTTCAGAAAAGACAGAGTTATCAATCGGTTTTTTAAGTAATATTGAAAGAGATCTAAATAGCCCTTCAATTAGTAATCTACAACAGATTTGCCAAGCTCTTAATGTAAACTTAATGGAAATTTTAGACAATACTCTCAATCTATCTCCTGTTACTAAAAAAGAGGAGAGAGAGGAAATTTTTGTAAATATGGAATCTCATGTAAAAGTTGAAAGTTTACTTAATGGAAAATCAAATTTTAATGGTATAGCTATAACTATTGAAGGTGGAGATACATTTAGTGACATGTCTTGGGGGCACTCATATTCAGAAATTGGAGTTGTTATCACTGGTGAATTAGAAATTGAAGTGGATAAGGAGATATTTTTATTAAAAGAGGGAGACTCTATTGTTATCAAAGAGGGAGCTCCTCATAGATATAAAAATCCTAAAGATACTCCATCAGTAGTATATTGGTTCTCAAGTAAAAAATAA
- a CDS encoding MBL fold metallo-hydrolase, with amino-acid sequence MEIITLIENNLGKNKNLKNEFGLSFFIKDNDIELIFDTGQTGLFFHNFKELNIVPNNIKHIVLSHSHYDHTGGLKTFIENSNKDFTLYVTPKFFQEKYRIKPEIKEFLGNNFDFEYLEKNNIDIKYIFNGFKISKNIVFFTDFKSYFDFEPPAEYYFKKIGDSFILDHMNDELVIGLDTPKGMVLICGYSHIGICNIIESITNETGKNIYGVIGGLHLSRASDERIEKTAQYFMEKNIKFLAVSHCTGEKALNYFKNLDIKLISNNTGDEIIF; translated from the coding sequence ATGGAAATTATAACTTTAATTGAAAATAATCTTGGAAAAAATAAAAATCTAAAAAATGAATTTGGACTCTCTTTTTTTATCAAAGATAATGATATTGAACTTATCTTTGATACTGGACAAACAGGGCTATTTTTTCATAATTTTAAAGAGTTAAATATTGTTCCTAATAATATAAAACATATTGTTTTAAGCCATAGTCATTATGATCATACTGGTGGTTTAAAAACTTTTATTGAAAACTCCAATAAAGATTTTACTCTATATGTTACACCAAAATTTTTTCAGGAAAAATATAGAATAAAACCTGAAATAAAAGAGTTTTTAGGGAATAATTTTGATTTTGAATATTTAGAAAAAAACAATATAGATATTAAATATATTTTTAATGGTTTTAAGATTTCAAAAAATATAGTTTTTTTCACAGATTTTAAAAGTTATTTTGATTTTGAACCACCTGCTGAATATTATTTTAAAAAAATCGGAGATTCTTTTATTTTAGATCATATGAATGATGAGTTAGTTATAGGTTTAGATACTCCAAAGGGAATGGTTTTAATTTGTGGTTATTCTCATATAGGAATTTGTAATATTATTGAGAGTATAACTAACGAAACTGGAAAAAATATCTATGGAGTTATTGGGGGACTACATCTTTCAAGAGCTAGTGATGAAAGAATTGAAAAAACTGCACAATATTTTATGGAAAAAAATATTAAATTTTTAGCTGTTTCCCATTGTACTGGAGAAAAAGCATTGAACTATTTTAAAAATTTAGATATTAAGTTAATATCTAATAATACTGGAGATGAAATTATATTTTAA
- a CDS encoding 2-oxoacid:acceptor oxidoreductase family protein yields MREIFEIRWHGRGGQGAKTASLLLADAAFSDGMYVQGFPEYGPERMGAPITAYNRISKNRVTVHSNIYEPDFVVVVDETLIESVDVTKGLKEDGAIIINSSKSASEFKPLLKGYKGRVYTCDARTISEETLGKNFPNTPMLGAVVKVSEVMEEEAFLNAMEESFKHKFASKPEVLKGNMEALTRSMREVKE; encoded by the coding sequence ATGAGAGAAATTTTTGAAATCAGGTGGCATGGAAGAGGGGGACAAGGTGCTAAAACAGCATCTCTTCTTTTAGCTGATGCTGCATTTAGTGATGGAATGTATGTACAAGGTTTCCCAGAATATGGACCTGAAAGAATGGGAGCTCCTATAACAGCTTACAATCGTATATCTAAAAATAGAGTAACTGTACACTCTAATATATATGAGCCAGATTTCGTTGTAGTTGTTGACGAAACTCTTATTGAAAGTGTTGATGTTACAAAGGGATTAAAAGAGGATGGAGCTATTATTATAAATAGTTCAAAATCTGCATCTGAATTTAAACCATTATTAAAAGGTTACAAAGGAAGAGTTTATACTTGTGATGCTAGAACAATCTCTGAAGAAACACTTGGTAAAAATTTCCCTAATACTCCTATGTTAGGGGCAGTAGTAAAAGTTAGTGAAGTTATGGAAGAAGAAGCATTTTTAAATGCTATGGAAGAATCTTTTAAACATAAATTTGCAAGTAAACCTGAAGTATTAAAAGGAAATATGGAAGCATTAACTCGTTCTATGAGAGAGGTGAAAGAATAA